The DNA segment AAGTAGGGCGAGGCCCCCATCGGATGACTCCGGTGGGGGCCTTTCCTGCTTCAACGCTCCAAGATCCGCGACAGGGGGACCGCCGGCGTTCCAAGATCGCGACGCGAGGGCGACGCGAGGGCGACGCGAGGGCGGCGCTCGGAGCGGCGCGGAGTGACGCGAAGGGTCAAGCTCGGAGTGGCGCGCGGGGTGACGCGAAGGGTCAAGCGCGGTGTGGCACGCGGGATGGGGTGATGCGCGGAGTGGCGCGCGGGATTGCGCGTGGTGATGCGGAGTGGTGCGGTGCGCGGTCAGTGATTGCGGTAGCGGCGCCAGCGGACCGCCGAGGCGATCGCGGTGGCGACTGACCACGCGGCTACCAGGGAGCCGGCCACCCACCAGCCGACCAGACCGAACACTACGGAAATGACGGCGAGGACGGCGGCGATGATGAAGAGGGGCAGGGGAGGGCGCCCGGTCGCGGACACGCTGAAGTTGCCGCCGCCCATGCGGGCGCAGAACTCCGGGTCGTCGCGCTGGAGTTGGCGCTCGAGCTGCGCCAGCCGCCGGTTGTCCTCTTTACTGAGCATGCCGCCACCTTCCGGTCCGCCCGCGCCGGTACAGCCGATCGAGATATAGCGATCTCGGTCACAGCCATTGTTACCTCTGAGTTGCCTTTGTGATACGGCTCGGTGTGCCGATTTTTCCGTCCACCCCGCTTCGCCACACGCCGCCGCACCCGGGTTCACCGGAAAGATCAGACATGTACGGAACGGCGGCACTCCGCCTCGCGGTGTGCCGCCGAGCTCGGGGTCGAGACTGATCAGGTGTGGGAGCGGAACACCCAGATCCGCAGCATGAGGAACCGGACCGCTGTCGCCACCAGGTTCGCGGCCACCAGCACGGCGATTTCAGCGATCGGGTGCGGCCGGGTCCAGGCCGCGTGCAGCATGGCGAGCGAGCCGCTCGTCAACGCGAGACCGATTCCGAACACCACGAGTCCCTGCGCCTGATGACGCCAGGCGCCTTCCGTACCGCGCACTCCGAAGGTCACCCGCCGGTTCGCCGCGGTGTTCGCCACGGCGGTCGCCAGCAGCGCGGTGAGGTTCGCCCACTGCGGGCCCATGCCGGTGCGCAGCAGCGCGTAGAGCACCAGATAGGCGATCGTGCTCGCGATGCCCACCCCGGCGAACCGGATGAGCTGCCCGGTCAGGCCGGCCGGCGCGGGCCGTCCCAGCTGGTCCCGCAGGGAGGCGAGCGGAATGCGCCCGGAGCCGATTCCGCGGATGATCCGCACGATTCCCTTGAGGTCGGCGATCGCTGTCGAAACGATGTCGACGCGGCTGTCCGGATCGTCGACCCAGTCCACCGGAACCTCGTGGATGCGCAGCCCGGCCTTCTCCGCCAGCACCAGCATCTCGGTGTCGAAGAACCAGCCGGTGTCCTCCACCATCGGCAGCAGTCGCGCCGCCACATCCGCTCGGATCGCCTTGAATCCGCACTGAGCGTCGGAGAACCGGGCCGCCAGCGCGCCGCGCAGAATCAGGTTGTAGCTCCGGGAGATGAGTTCCCGTTTCGCGCCACGGACCACCCGCGAGCCACGGGCCAGCCGGGAGCCGATCGCCAGGTCCGAATGGCCGGAGATCAGGGGTGCCACCAGGGGAAGCAGTGCGCCGAGGTCGGTCGACAGGTCGACGTCCATATAGGCCAGAACAGTCGCATCGGAATGCGTCCAGACGTGTTTCAGAGCCCGCCCGCGACCCTTCTCGGCGAGGTGGACGGCGGCCACCTCGGGGTAGTTCTGAGTGAGCTCGCGCGCCACTTCCGCGGTTCCGTCCACACTGGCGTTGTCGGCGATCGTGATCCGGAACGGGTAGGGGAAATCCGCCGTGAGATAGGCGTGCAGCCGCTGCACACAGGGCCCGAGGTCGGCTTCCTCGTTGTAGACCGGAATCACCACATCGAGAACCGGCGAACCGACGAGACGCGGCCGGGCATCCTGCGAAGGCGCGGTCGAAAGGCTCATGACGGCAAATGTCCGTCGCGACGCTGAGGCCGCGTTATGCCCACCCTGCGAAGAATCTGTGAGCGGATGTACGAACGGCCCGCGCCCCGGTGGACGCGAGCCGTTCGACGACGAAGGAAAAGACGACGAAGGAAAAGACGACGAAGAAGACGAGGAACTAGGCGGTGGCCGGCGACGTCAGGTCGTAGACGGTGGTGCCGCCGACCGTCTTCGCCGTGTAGTTGGCGGTCACCCACTCGCTGATCTGCGAGCTCTCGTTGCTGCCGCCGTTACCGCCGCCACGACTGAACCCGCCGCCGCCGATGAAGTAGTGGATCTTCCCCTCGGCGACGTACTGCTGGAACTCGGCGAGCGTGGGCGACGGGTCGGTGCCGTTGAAGCCGCCGACCGCCATGACCGGCTTCTCGGTGGCCAGCTGATACCCGGACGCGCTCTGCGAGCCGATCGCCGCGGCGACCCAGGTGTACTGGTCGGCGTTCTCCTCGAGCAGCGCCTTCATCTCGTCGCTGACCTCGGCCGCGTCGAGCAGCCCGCCCATGCCGCCGCCACCGCGCATCCCGCCACCGGTACGCCCGCCGTCACCCTGAGCGCCACCGTTCTGGTTGCCGCCACCAGGAAAGCCCTGACCACCAGGAAAGCCCTGACCACCAGGAAAGCCCTGACCACCAGGAAAGCCCTGACCGCCAGGAAGGCCCTGACCGCCGCCGCCAGGAATGCCGCCCTGACCGCCACCACCAGGGAAGCCCTGACCGCCAGGAATGCCCTGACCACCGGCACCCCGACCGCCACGGCCCCCTCCGGGTCCACCGAAGCCGCCGGACACCGCGGGACCGGCCGACGGGATGGATCCGGTGTGCGGTTCCGACGCGGTCTGTACGGCGTACGCGGCTGGTCCTGCAAGACCAGCGACGGCCGCGACCGTAGCAGCGACCAGAGCCAACCGCCTGCTCAACCGGAAGGTGGCGATCACGGCGACCGCGGCGACCAGCCCGACGACGAGGACCGGGAGGCGGAGCCAGGGGAGGAAGTCGGAGCTGCGGCCCAGCAGCGTCCACGACCACCAGGCCGTCACCGCGATCGTCACGCCCAGGGTGACCGCCGCGACGATGTTGCGCCGGCGTTCCCACAGCAGGACCGAGCCCATCGCGACGACGCCGCCAATCGCCGGCGCCAGGGCGACCGTGTAGTACGCGTGGAAGATGCCCTGCATGAAACTGAAGATCAGCCCGGTCACGACCAGCCAGCCGCCCCAGACGATCAGACCGGCCCGCTGCAGATCGGTACGCGGACGGCGCAGTGTGATCACCAGGCCGGCGACCAGCACGATCAGCGCGGCGGGCAGCAGCCAGGAGATCTGACCGCCCTGCGCGCTCTCGAAGAGCCGCCCGAACCCGGAGGCGCCCCACATGCCGCCGCCGTTGCCACCGCCACCGCCGCCACCACCTCCGACGCTGCCGGTCTCCTCGCCGTTGAGCCGGCCGAGGCCGTTGTAGCCGAGGGTCAGTTCGAGGATGCTGTTGTTCTGCGAGCCGCCGATATAAGGCCGCATCGACGCCGGTACGAGTTCGACGATCGCGATGTACCACCCGGCCGACACCACCAGGGCGACCAGAGCCAGCACCAGCTGGACGAGACGCTTGCCCAGCTTCGGCGGTCCGGCGATCAGGTACGCGAGACCGAACGCCGGCACCACGAGCAGCGCTTGCAGCATCTTGGCGAGGAACCCGAACCCGAGGAAGACACCGGTCAGCACGATCCATTTGGTGGAGCCGGTCTCCACGGCGCGCAGGGTCGCGTACGCGGCGGCCACCATGAGGAGGACGAGCAGCGCGTCCGGATTGTTGAACCGGAACATCAGCACCGCGACCGGGGTGAGCGCCGAGATGAGGCCGGCGAGCAGACCCGCGGCCGGGCCGAAGCCACGCCGGACAGTGGCGTAGAGCAGTCCCGTGGTGGCGACGCCGAGCAGCGCCTGCGGTACCAGGATGCTCCACGAGCTGAGCCCGAAGATCCGCACCGACAACGCCATGATCCAGAGGCTGGCCGGTGTCTTGTCGACGGTGATCGAGTTGGCGGCGTCCGAGGAGCCGTAGAAGAACGCCTTCCAGCTCTCCGATCCGGCCTGCACGGCGGCCGAGTAGAACGCGTTGCCCCAGCCGGAGGCGCCGAGTCCCCAGATGTAGAGGACACCGGTGAGTACGAGCAGCGCGATCAGTGAAGGACGTATCCAGGCAGCGTCGTTGCGACCCAGCAGGAGGCGAGACGCACCGGTGCGATCTCGTGGGGGAGCCGGCTCCGCGGTCGCGGGCGCCGGCTCCTCGACTTCAGGCGGCAGCGTCGTGGTCATTCGGGTACTCCCCAGGGAGAGCTGGTGGATTCGTACCCGGTGAACGATTGACGGATGTTCTGTCGCTGCCTTGTGGCTCGGCTGTGTGTTAGTTGTGAGGGGACACCCGGCGCTTCGCCGACGCCGCCGTCAGCCGCTCCAAGGTGGACACCGTCGTGTCCCAGCCCATGCAGGCGTCGGTGACCGACTGGCCGTACTTCAGCTCGCCGCCGAGGTCCTGGCGTCCCGGCTCGATGAAGCTCTCCAGCATGACGCCGCTGATCGCGCGCTGACCGGCCTCCACCTGCGCGGCGATGTCCTCGGCCACGATCGGCTGACGCTTGTGGTCCTTGTTGCTGTTGCCGTGCGAGCAGTCGATGACGAGACGCTCGGGCAGCCCGGCCTTGCGCAGCAGTTCCACCGACGCGGCGACGTCCTCAGCGCTGTAGTTCGGCTTGCCGCCACCGCCGCGCAGGACCAGGTGACAGTCCGGGTTGCCGGTGGTGTGCAGGATCGCCGGGGTGCCGGAGTAGTCGATGCCGGGGAAGACGTGCTGCGCCGCAGCGGCCTGGATGGCGTCGACAGCGGTGGAGACGCTGCCGTCGGGGCGGTTCTTCATGCCGATCGGCATCGACAGCCCCGAGGAGAGCTGGCGGTGCACCTGCGACTCGACGGTCCGCGCGCCGATCGCACCCCACGCCACGGTGTCGGCGATGTACTGCGGGGTGATCGGGTCGAGGAACTCGACGGCGACCGGCAGCCCGCGGCCGACGACCTCGAGCAGCAGCTTGCGGGCCACCCGCAGGCCGGTGCCGACGTCCCCGGAGCCGTCCAGCGCCGGGTCCATGATCAGACCCTTCCAGCCGACCGTGGAGCGCGGCTTCTCGAAGTACACCCGCATCACGATGAGCAGGTCCTCGCTGAGCCGATCCGCTTGCTCCTGCAGAAGAGAAGCGTATTCACCGGCGGCGATCGGGTCGTGCACCGAGCACGGGCCGACCACGACCAGCAGACGCTGATCTCGGCCGTTCAGCACGTCCTCGACCTGTTTGCGGCCCTCCAGCACGGTGTCGTGCAATTCAGCCGTGAGCGGCAGCTCGTGGTGCAGCAGCGCCGGGCTCATCAGCGGGACGACCTTCTCGATGCGCTGGTCGCGGACTCGCTGCACCTCAGGGGCGGTCATGGCTTTCTCTCTCTCCTCGGCCGGCGCCGCCGAGGAGGCGAGAGCCGGCTTGCTTGACGCAAACAAAAAGGCAGCGACGTCATGTCGCTGCCTCAGCCGGCTCTGGCGGGTGTCTCAGGTCATGGGGTCATGGCCGAGGCACCGGCTTCAGCCGGCCTCGTAAACCAATAAAACGACCACGTCCGAGACACGCCGCCAGCATAGCCGCCTCACCGCGCCGGATGTAGCTCCTGCGCGTGTTGTTCAGCTGTTGGGACGACCGGGGGTGGGCCGAGCGGCAGCATCACGGTGAAGACCGTCTGACCCGGGCGACTCTGTACGCCGACCTTCCCGCGGTGCGAAGTCACCACGGCATGCACGATCGACAGGCCCAGACCGGTGCTGCCGGCCGCCCGCGACCGGGAGCTGTCACCCCTGGTGAACCGCTCGAAGATCCGCGACGACAGGTCCTGCGGGATGCCGGGACCGTCGTCGATCACCTGGAGCACCGCGGCGTTCGGCACCTGACCGACCTTGATCGTGACGGTCGAGCCCTCCGGCGTATGGGTGCGGGCGTTCGCCAGCAGGTTCGCGAGCACCTGGTGCAGCCGGGCGCCGTCGCCGATCACCGTGACCGGCTCCTCGGGCAGGTCCAGCTGCCAGTAGTGGCGTGGCCCGGCAGCGTGCGCGTCGCTCGTCGCGTCGACGGCGAGCATGGTGAGGTCGACCGGGTCCTGGGCGAGCGGCCGGCCGGCGTCCAGGCGGGCCAGCAGCAGGAGGTCCTCGACGAGCGCGGTCATCCGCTTCGCCTCGGACTCGACGCGGGTCAGCACGTGCGCGATCTCGTCGGGGATGACCTGGCGGCTGCGGCGGCTCAACTCGGCGTACCCGCGGATGGCGGCGAGCGGGGTCCGCAGCTCGTGGCTGGCGTCGGCGACGAACTGCCGCACCTGCATCTCGCTGGCGTGCCGTGCCTCCAGGGCGTTGCCGACGTGGTCGAGCATCCGGTTCAGCGCGGCGCCGACCTGCCCGACCTCGGTACGGGGATCGGTGTCCTGCTCGGGGACGCGCTGCGCGAGCTGCACCTCGCCGCGGTCCAGCCGGAGCTCGGAGACGCGGGTCGCGGTGGCCGCCACCCGATCGAGGGGCTTGAGGGTACGGCGGACGATGAGCGCCCCACCCCAGCCGGCGATGAGCAGCGAACCGAGGACCACGCAGCCGGTGAACATGGCGACGACGAAGAGGGTGTGGTTGACGTTCTCCAGAGGCAGCGCCGCGATGACCACGTAGGGGGTGCCGCCCTCACCGCCGAATCCGCCGACGTTCGCGGTCCAGGCGATGGCGCGGAACTCGCCGAGGTCTCCGAGATCGACGTCCACCTCGTTGCCGCCGGCCGCTAGAGCCGTGCTGGTCAGCGTGGTCTGGTTAGCGGCGTCGAGCAGGTCGTAGTCGTTGCCGCCCTGATTCGTCGCGCTCGTCGCGTCCTCGAACTTGATCAGACCGCCACCCTCGGAGGACGAGGTGTCGGAGGGGTCGAGGAAGAGCAGGATCGAGCCGCGCGAGACGTTCGGGGGAGGCGATTCGAGAGGGCTGGAGTTCGATCGCGTGGGTACGTTCTCCGGCAGACTGCCGAAGTCGCCGGGCGGCTTGCCCCAGTTGCCGCCGCCGCGGACCGCGAACTTCTGGGCGTCCTGGAGCTGCTCGTCGATCTGGTGGTAGAGGGACTTGTGCAGGTAGATCTCGGCGGTGCTGCCGACGACGAGACCCAGCACGGCCAGCAGGGCGATCATGATGGCGACCAGCCGGGTGCGCAGTGGCCAGCCGGCTGGGCTGCGCCAGCGGGCGGGGCGGGGGGAACGGGTCATCGCGGCAGTCATCGCCTTCAGTCGGCGGGCTTGAGGACGTATCCGGCCCCGCGCATGGTGTGGATCATCGGGGCCCGGCCGGCGTCGATCTTCTTGCGCAGGTACGAGATGTAGAGCTCGACGACGTTGGCCTGGCCGCCGAAGTCGTAGTTCCACACCCGGTCGAGGATCTGCGGCTTGCTGAGCACCCGCCGCGGGTTGCGCATGAGGTAGCGCAGCAGCTCGAACTCGGTGGCGGTCAGCGTGATCAGGTCACCGCCGCGGCGGACCTCGTGCGAGTCCTCGTCCAGTGTGAGGTCGCCGACGACGAGCTGCGACTCGGTGCGCATCGGGGCGTGACCCATCCGGCGCATCAGGCCGCGGAGCCGGGCCACGACCTCTTCCAGGCTGAACGGCTTCGTCACGTAGTCGTCGCCGCCGGCGGTGAGACCGGTGATCCGGTCCTCGACCGAATCCTTCGCGGTCAGGAAGAGCACCGGGACCTCGGGGGACTCGCCGCGCAGGCGGCGCAGCACCTCCAGCCCGTCGATGTCGGGCAGCATCATGTCGAGGATGACGGCGTCCGGACGGAACTCCCGGGCCGTACGCACCGCGGTCATGCCGTCGCCGGCGCTCTTGACCTCCCAGCCCTCGTAGCGCAGCGCCATCGAGAGCAGCTCGGCGAGGGTCGGCTCGTCGTCCACCACAAGGACGCGGACCGGCGTCCCGTCGGGCCGCCGGAGTTCGGTGCTGGAGTCTGTGTTCGCCATCGTCATGCCCCTACTGTGGTGGGCGTCGCTCTGCGCCGGCTTTTCGTTTCCTGTGTAGTAGCTGTGTAGTCCCACAGGGACCTTCGGCACGCGGGTTCCCGCATTGAGGCAATCAGCGCGGGCTTCACCCGGCAAAAGGGAATAAGAGCGATAATAGGTACGTGAGAAGCGATTCCAAACTGCTCGCGATACTGCTGCTCACCGGGGGGATCGCGCTTCTGCTGCTGAAGCGGTGACGGTCAGCACGGCATCCCGGAGCTCCGACGCGCCCCGCTTGAGCCGTTCGGTGTAGAGCGGCCGGTTCCACGCCGGCCAGGTCACCCGTCCGGTGGCCTGGTCGGTGCCGGACGCCGACACCGTGACGGTCATGCCGGCGCTCTCCCTGGTGGCACGCGCCGCCTGCCCGGACACGGCCGCCGGGACGAGCACCCGGTGCGCCGACGGATCCGCGAAACCCAGGAGCGCCCACGGCGCCCGTACCGTCAGATCATCACCTGCCAGGCGCCACAACGCCCGGGTCTCCTCCCCGTCGCCGTGCCGGAGCAGACCCGCGTTCTGCAGCTCGGAGCGGCCGGTCAGCAGCTCGTACCGGCGCCATCCGGAGGGCGCCGGGCCCCGGGAGATCTGATCGCCGGGATGGTCGACAGGCAGAGGATCAAGAGCTTCGCGCAGGTACGCCTGACCGCTCAGCGCGATCAAGTCCAGCTCGAACACCACGTCGGCGGCGTGGTCGCCACTGCCGGGTCCCGGAGTTCCGGAGATCTCCGGTAGCAGGTCGAATCCGATCGTCACCCGGTGCGGCCGGCTTCCACGCAACCGGATTCCGAGGCGCAGGCACGCGTCGTCCACCTCCGCGGTGACCCGCCGGGCCGGCCAGCCGTCCGGGGTGTCGAGCAGCACTCGGCTGGTCCGGACGGCCGGGTCGAACGCGAGCAGGCCGGAGTGCTGCTCGCTGGTCAGGGCGTCGTGCCAGAGCTGCCGCCGGGCCGGGTCCTGGTGGGATGCGGTGTTCCAGGCCGACTTGAACCACTCGTCGGCCCAGCCCGCGAGGAAACCGCCGGACAGCCCGAGGCGGTGGATCGTCAGCAGCATCTCGGCGTCGATGCGCAGGGCGTCCCGTTCGCTGTGGTCGCCGCGGGAGTGGCCGAGGGGCGCACTGCCCGACGATCCGATCGAGGAGGGCACGCCGACCTCGGTGATGAGGATGGGGAGATCGTCCCGGCGGGTGAAAGAGGACGGATCCGGATAACCGGCGAACGTGCCGCCCGGCCAGTCGCCGGTGGCCCGCACGTGTCCGGCCGAAAGCCGGGGCGAGGAGACGAACGCGATCGGCCGGCTCAGGCCCAGGGCCACGAGGCGGCCTGCCAGTTCGTCCATCGTCGCCGCGAGCCGTTGCTCGTCCGGGCTCGCCTCGCCGGTGCCGTGGAAGTACCGCCCGGTGGAGACGCCGGAGTGATCGCCTTCCGGATCGATGATCCAGGCGGCCAGCCACGGCGTCACATCGGCGTCCCACACCCCGCCGGCACGGCCCGGCTTCGGCGGCCGGGCCAGCTCACCGGTGACCGCCTGCACGGCGTCCCGGAGTTCGTCGGAGATGGCCGCGACACCCTGGAACAGGTAGATCGGGCGGTCCGGGTCGGCGAGGTTGTGCCGGGCCAGCTCGCGGTAGAACGCCGGCGGGTGGATCGTGTACGTCCGCACCGCCCGGATGCCGAGCCGGCCCATCGCGGCGAGCCAGTTCCGGTACTGCGAGGCGGTGATCGACAGCTCGCCGGGCTGGAAGCCGGGCGTGGTGCTGCCCAGGTTCACGCCGGCCAGGAAGGTCCGGTCGCCGCCTGCGGTGTGCAGTGCGAGCCGGGTTCCGCTGCTGCTCGCGAGGGTGGTGAGCCCTTGCCGGGTGACCGGGGCGGGCGCCCACGACGAGCCGGACTCGGGCAGCGCAGGCAGCGCGGGAACGCCGGCGATCGGGATGGCGGCCGGCGCGCGCGGCGGGGCGCCACCGGCCAGGCCGAGACAGGCGCCGACAGTGACGATTCCGGCGAACCATGCGCGGACGCGCCCGAACCGGAAACGTTCCGGGGCGGACACCAGGTTGATCGGGAAGTCCCCCACCCAGGCATTCTCTGCCCATCATCTGCCCGCGGCGTTGGCAATTGCGGCGAATTGTCGGGAAGCTGGAGGTGAGGGAACACTCGCCGTCGTCTCGATGTTGTGCGAGCGTTGGTTCCTGTCGGCGGCGCGATCGTGTGGGGAGCGTGACGTGGATCTTCTCCAGGAGTACCGCAGGGCGACCTTCTTCTTCGAGTCCGGCGATCCGCTCGGCGCCGCGAAGCTGCTCGAGCCGATCGTGGAGGCCGAGCCGCACAACACCGCGGTCCGGCAGCTGCTGGCCCGGGCCTATTTCAACTCGGCGCAGCTGAACGGCGCGGAGACCCAGCTGCGCGTGCTGATCGAGCACGATCCGTCCGATCACTACGCGCACCACGTGCTCGGCCGGACTCTGGAGCGGGCCGGTCGTTTTCGTGAGGCGCTGCCGCACCTGCGGCTGGCTGCTGCCATGAAGACGCAGCCGGACTATCAGGAGGCATTGCGCAGGGTCGAGACCTGGCTCGGCAAGAACGACGCCGCGTAGGGTTTCTGATCGTGAAGCTGAAGCTGGATCTGCACGACATCTTCAACAAGGGCCACGAGATCGACCGTGCCCTGCGAGGTGTCATCGACGAGGCCATCCAGAAGAAGGCCGCGATGGTCGAGATCATCCCTGGCAAGGGAAGCGGAGCACTGAAGAAGAAGGTGCTCCGCTTCCTCGACCAGAAGGAGATCAAGCAGCTCTACCACCGGGTGGAGAAGGACGGCGACAACTGGGGCCGTCTCTTCGTCCACTTCCGGCACGACGCGCCGACCGGCCGGCGTGGCAGGGGACGCTAAAGCGTGTAGGACTTGGCGATCGCCACCATCTCGCTGCTGTGCGATCCCAGGACACCCACGCCCGGCGGCCGGGCCTGGAACCCGGGGATGGTCGCCACGTCGTCGGTGGCGTCCATCGCCCGGAACGTGACGGGTCCGGTGCCCCGGACCGTCAGAACGATCTCGACCCCCTCGGCCGGCGGCGCGTGGAAGACGAACCCGAAACCCCAGCCGTCCCCGGCGACCCCGGTCACGTCGACCGGACGGCCGGCGACTGTCGCCCGGGTGACGGCCGTGGCCTCGGCCACGTGCAGCGTCACGAACCGGGCCGGTCGCTGAGGCTTCAGCGACAACCGCAGCGTGCGTTCACCGGACGAAGCCGAATCCCCGGACAGGGTCAGCAGCGGCGGCGGGAGGTCGGACCAGGCCGTCGCCGGACCACTCCGCAACTCCTCGTCGCCGAACGCCGGCAGCGAAGCGGTGACCGTGGCGGCCGGCTCGGTGAGGTACTGCGCCGTCCAGTCCTGCGGGTCGGCCTCGTGGCTCAGCCAGCGGGCCTGCTGCGTGTCGGCGTCGAGGGCGTACATCAGGTGGGTGAGCGACGGATGCTCCTCGTCGAACCGGTCCACGGCCAGACCGGTCGCGGTGCAGGCCAGCACGGCGAGCAGGGCGATCACGGACGGGACCGCGCCGAGCCGCCGGGCCGTCAGCGCCTCCAGGCCCCGGGCGCCGCCCGCCGCCGGGTGGACCAGGTCGACGACCGGTAGCAGCGCGAGACCGAGCAGCACGGTCAGGAACGCGCCGACCCCGGCCATCGGCATGCCCAGCGCGGGGAAGAGCATCAGCACGGTCGGCAGCAGGATCACCACGGCGACCACGGCGCCGAGCGCGATGGCGGGCACCGCGAGCCGCGGCACGCTGATGGCGAGAACGGCCGCGAGGGCCCCGGCCAGGGCAGGCAGCGAGGCCAGATAGGCGCCACCGGGCGTCACCGCCGCGAGCACCACACCGAGCACGGCCAGCCAGCCGAAACCGGCCACGGCCAGCGCGGCCGGGCCGATCCTGCGGCGCAGCAGCGCGTACCAGGCGAGGACGGTGAACGCGGCCAGCGCGATCACGGCGAGCCGGTACCAGAGTGGACGGTAGGGGTCGATCGGGAGGCCGCCGTACTCCGGGCGGATCACGACGAGCAGTGCCCACAGACCCTGGGCCAGGGCCGGGGCCAGCACGATCGGGATCAGTGCCAGGCCGGCTGCCGCTGCCATCCGGGGGCCGGTGGCGCGGTGCTGTCGGCGTACCAGGAGGGCAAGAGCGACGACCGCGACCAGAGCGAGCACCGCGAGTGGCCAGACCAGCGCGCCCGGGTAGCTGACCAGCAGCCCCGGCACCGGGAAGTAGGTGGCGTCGCCGCCCTCGCCGATGCCCGCCAGATCCCGGCCGCCGAGTTCCCGGAGCACCGCGAGGGTGTTCGCGCCGTGATGCTGCAGGCTGGCCCGGTTCATCGACTCGGGGGTGTCGGTCGGCGCGTGGTAGACCGCGGCGCCGTCGATGTAGGCGGCGTTCAGCCCGAGGAAGCCGGCATCCAGGAACGGGGTGAAGTCGGTGTCGTTCGGCAGCAGGCGGTAGATCTCGACAGCGAACGAGGTGCCGACCGGCTGCTTCGCGTGCGCGTACGCCCCGACCAGCTTTCCGTTGTTCTCCGAGGTCTCGAACATGATCGCCGGGCCGTCGCTGCCGCGGGCCTCCAGGTTGAGGACGACGCCGCCGTCCCGGGCCAGCGGGTGCTGGTCGACGAACGCCTTCGCACCGCAGAGACAGGCCTCCTCGGCGTCGGTGAGCACCAGCACCACATCGTTGCGGAGCTTGTCGCCGGCGCTGGTCAGCGCGCGGGCGATCTCCAGGATCGAGGCGGTGCCCGCGGCGTCGTCGTTGCCGCCCGGGCCGACCTGCGCCGAGTCGTAGTGGGCGACCAGGAAGATCCGTCCGGTCGAGGCGGCGCCGGGGATCAGCGTGACGACGTTGCGGACCCGGGCCAGGCCGGCACCGCCCGCGCTCGCCGACAGGGTGCCGCCCTGGATCGTCACGGTGTCCTGCGACTCGGGGGACAGACCGAGGCCGCGCAAGGTCTCGATCAGGTGGTCGTGCACCTTCTCGTTGGCCGGGCTGCCGGCCGGATGCGGCACCGCGGCGATCGTGCGTACCTCCGCGAAGGCGCGCTCGGCGCTGAACTCGCCGGCCGGGGCCGAGGCGGGCAGCGGCGCCGGCGGGGTGATCGACCTGATCGCCGCGAACCCGGCCA comes from the Actinoplanes sp. OR16 genome and includes:
- a CDS encoding M48 family metallopeptidase; amino-acid sequence: MDLLQEYRRATFFFESGDPLGAAKLLEPIVEAEPHNTAVRQLLARAYFNSAQLNGAETQLRVLIEHDPSDHYAHHVLGRTLERAGRFREALPHLRLAAAMKTQPDYQEALRRVETWLGKNDAA
- a CDS encoding Smr/MutS family protein, which produces MKLKLDLHDIFNKGHEIDRALRGVIDEAIQKKAAMVEIIPGKGSGALKKKVLRFLDQKEIKQLYHRVEKDGDNWGRLFVHFRHDAPTGRRGRGR
- a CDS encoding M28 family peptidase encodes the protein MRDFALTRPARRGIAAAAVLAVLALAGFAAIRSITPPAPLPASAPAGEFSAERAFAEVRTIAAVPHPAGSPANEKVHDHLIETLRGLGLSPESQDTVTIQGGTLSASAGGAGLARVRNVVTLIPGAASTGRIFLVAHYDSAQVGPGGNDDAAGTASILEIARALTSAGDKLRNDVVLVLTDAEEACLCGAKAFVDQHPLARDGGVVLNLEARGSDGPAIMFETSENNGKLVGAYAHAKQPVGTSFAVEIYRLLPNDTDFTPFLDAGFLGLNAAYIDGAAVYHAPTDTPESMNRASLQHHGANTLAVLRELGGRDLAGIGEGGDATYFPVPGLLVSYPGALVWPLAVLALVAVVALALLVRRQHRATGPRMAAAAGLALIPIVLAPALAQGLWALLVVIRPEYGGLPIDPYRPLWYRLAVIALAAFTVLAWYALLRRRIGPAALAVAGFGWLAVLGVVLAAVTPGGAYLASLPALAGALAAVLAISVPRLAVPAIALGAVVAVVILLPTVLMLFPALGMPMAGVGAFLTVLLGLALLPVVDLVHPAAGGARGLEALTARRLGAVPSVIALLAVLACTATGLAVDRFDEEHPSLTHLMYALDADTQQARWLSHEADPQDWTAQYLTEPAATVTASLPAFGDEELRSGPATAWSDLPPPLLTLSGDSASSGERTLRLSLKPQRPARFVTLHVAEATAVTRATVAGRPVDVTGVAGDGWGFGFVFHAPPAEGVEIVLTVRGTGPVTFRAMDATDDVATIPGFQARPPGVGVLGSHSSEMVAIAKSYTL